A DNA window from Flavobacterium sp. contains the following coding sequences:
- a CDS encoding response regulator transcription factor, which produces MNAVIKIALVDDEVLFRKGIAFLLQREENIEILFEASNGEELVNKLHNNDVKPDIIIMDLKMPVLNGVEATKIIRKSFPDIKIIALTSYDTKSFIANMIQVGAVAYLIKNTTPKDLIRTINEVNRKGFFYNENVLKTIQDTIVSSKNSKGNLETSFLSPREIEILQLICQQKTTTEIAEHLFLSPRTVEGHRNNLLLKTESRNIAGLVVYAIQNEIAVLTL; this is translated from the coding sequence ATGAATGCCGTTATTAAAATCGCTTTAGTCGATGACGAAGTTTTATTTCGTAAAGGAATAGCTTTTTTATTGCAGAGAGAAGAGAATATCGAGATTCTTTTTGAAGCTTCAAACGGTGAAGAGCTTGTGAACAAATTGCATAATAATGACGTTAAGCCCGACATTATTATTATGGATTTGAAAATGCCGGTTTTAAACGGCGTCGAAGCAACAAAAATTATCCGGAAATCTTTTCCTGACATAAAAATAATTGCCCTGACCAGTTACGACACAAAATCTTTTATTGCCAATATGATTCAGGTTGGAGCAGTAGCTTATTTAATTAAGAATACAACTCCAAAAGATTTAATTAGAACAATTAACGAAGTAAACAGAAAAGGTTTTTTTTACAATGAAAATGTTCTAAAAACAATTCAGGATACCATCGTTTCTTCAAAAAATTCTAAAGGCAACCTTGAAACCAGTTTTCTGTCACCCCGAGAGATCGAAATTTTACAGCTTATCTGTCAGCAAAAAACAACTACAGAAATTGCTGAGCATCTTTTTTTAAGTCCTAGAACTGTAGAGGGCCACAGAAACAATTTATTACTTAAAACAGAATCAAGAAATATAGCTGGTTTAGTTGTTTATGCAATTCAAAACGAAATCGCCGTTTTAACTTTGTAA
- a CDS encoding ATP-binding protein, whose protein sequence is MNTHSIPEKELVAIILYISLFFIIVAVALIIFFYFSRKKIIQKELEKKDLILQYQKEQLHAIIITQEEERKRIAQDLHDDISSKLNIVSLNTHLLSAPNLTEAETTEITGNIINLTAKALENSRKIAHNLLPPVFEKFGLNAGVEELCEEFESSKSVKTHYKNEIDFDDNIDRHLHIFRILQELMNNSLRHGKATEIWIAFKNNNGVGTCYYEDNGIGFNSKNLENQKGLGMKNIESRISFLNGTIKFDSEINKGITVIFTF, encoded by the coding sequence ATGAATACCCATTCAATACCAGAAAAAGAACTCGTTGCGATAATATTATACATATCGCTTTTCTTTATAATTGTAGCGGTTGCATTAATAATATTCTTCTATTTTTCACGAAAAAAAATAATTCAAAAAGAACTGGAAAAAAAAGATTTGATATTACAGTATCAAAAAGAACAGCTTCACGCCATAATTATTACACAAGAAGAAGAACGAAAACGTATTGCTCAGGATTTACATGATGATATTAGTTCGAAACTTAATATTGTTTCTTTAAACACACATTTACTATCTGCACCCAATTTAACAGAAGCAGAAACGACTGAAATTACCGGAAACATAATTAACTTAACAGCAAAAGCTCTTGAAAACTCAAGAAAAATTGCGCATAATTTATTGCCTCCTGTTTTTGAAAAATTTGGACTAAATGCCGGAGTTGAAGAATTATGTGAAGAATTTGAAAGCAGTAAATCAGTTAAAACGCATTATAAAAACGAAATTGATTTTGATGATAATATCGATCGACATCTTCATATTTTTAGAATTTTACAGGAATTAATGAATAATTCACTCCGCCACGGAAAAGCAACAGAAATTTGGATTGCTTTTAAAAACAATAACGGAGTTGGAACCTGTTATTATGAAGACAACGGAATTGGTTTTAACAGTAAAAACTTAGAAAACCAAAAAGGACTTGGAATGAAAAACATTGAAAGCCGAATTTCTTTTTTAAACGGAACCATAAAATTTGATTCAGAAATCAATAAAGGAATTACAGTAATTTTTACTTTTTAA